From the genome of Candidatus Edwardsbacteria bacterium:
ACATCAAATCCCCCAACAAAAAGGTGCTGGATGAATCGCTGAAGCTGTTCCATGACCTGGAGAACCAGGAGTCCCAGAGGATAGCCCGGGAGGCCGTGGTGCTGGCTAAAAGCAAGGGGGGCCGGGCCATGCTGGGCACCAAGGCCATCCTGGCGGCCCTGCAGGACGGCCGGGCCGAGACCCTGGTGATCTCGGAAAAATACTCCGGGCAGGGCTGGCAGTGCGCCGACTGCCTGATGCTGGGAGCCCTGGGCAAACCCAAGGTATGCGTTTATTGCGGCGGCAAGGCCATCGACAAAGATCCGGATATGAAGGAGGAGATGGTGGGCCTGGCCCTGAGGCACGGGGTCAAGGTGGAATTCGTGGAGGGATCGGCCGAACTGGACCAGAACGGCGGGATCGGGGTCCTGATGAAGAACAGATGAATCTAAAATCATATATACCCCTAAAAGCCCATAAATCAATTTTGAGGAGAGCCATATGCCGGTGATCACCATATCCAAAGAGCACGGGGCCGGCGGCAAGCAGATTTCCCAGGACATCGCCCGGGCGCTGGGCTATGAACTGGTGGACAAGGCCATGATCGTCAAGGTGGCCCAGAACGCCAAAGTGACGGCCGAGAAGGTGGAGAAGTTCGACCAGGAGGGCTACGATTCCATGAGCAAGCACCTGAACAGCCTGCTGCTGGCCAATCCCTCCCTGTACTCCGGACTGGGGTTCGAGATGCCGATGGCCGGGCCGGGGATGCTGCCGGCGGGATATGATTTCTTCGATGCCGAGCAATATCTCAAATTCACCCAGAGCATGATGGATAATCTCTGCAGCAAGGGGAAGGTGGTGCTGGTGGGCCGGGGGAGTCAGGTGTTCCTGTCCGACAAACCGGACTGTCTGCACCTGCGGCTGGCGGCGCCCCTGGATTACCGGATCAAGCGGGTGATGGAGAAGCAGGCGGTGGGGGAGAAGGAAGCCAGGGATCTGATCCACAAAAAGGACCGGGCCCGTTCGTCCTACATCAAGGATTTCTACCAGCGGGACTGGAACGATCCCGCATTATATCACCTGATAATCAACACCGCCAGGATAAACAGCCAGGGGATCATCGCCATCATTAATGAAGCCATCAAACAAATATAAAAATTTAAACACAGGAGAGTTTACTATGGGTGTGAAAATCGGCATCAACGGTTTCGGCCGGATCGGCCGTCTGGTGATCAGCGCCATGGCGGAACAGAAAACACTGGGCCAGCCGCTGGATATAGTGGCGGTGGTGGACGTCTCCACCGATGCCAAGTATTTCGCCTACCAGCTGAAATACGATTCGGTCCACGGAAAATTCCCCGGCCAGGTGTCCACCGCCAAGAGCGATCCCTCCCTGGCCGAGGATGACGTCATCATCGTCAACGGCCACAAGATCAAATGCATCATGGCCACCAAGGATCCCGCCCAGCTGCCCTGGAAGGACCTGGGAGTGGAGCTGGTGATCGAGGCCACCGGCCTGTTCACCCATTCCGACAAGGCCCAGGGACACCTGGCGGCCGGGGCCAAGAAGGTGCTGATCACCGCCCCCGGAAAGGGCGAGGTCAAGACCATCGTGCTGGGGGTCAACGAAAAGGAGTACGACCCGGCCAAGCATAATATCGTCTCCAATGCCTCCTGCACCACCAACTGCCTGGCCCCGGTGGTTCACGTATTGATGAAAGAAGGGATCGGGATCGAGACCGGCCTGATGACCACCATTCATTCCTACACCGCCACCCAAAAGACGGTGGACGGGCCATCCAAGAAGGACTGGCGGGGGGGCAGAGCGGCCGCCATCAACATCATCCCCAGCTCCACCGGCGCCGCCAAGGCGGTGGGCGAGGCCATCCCGGCGGTCAAGGGGAAGATGACCGGGATGTCGTTCCGGGTGCCGACGGCCGATGTTTCGGTGGTGGACCTGACCTTCCGTTCCGAGAAGGAGACCTCCATCGAGGCCATAGACGCCCTGCTGAAGAAGGCCTCCGAGAGCTACCTCAAGGGCTATCTGGGTTATGCCGATGAGGAGATGGTCTCCACCGATTTCATCCACGACCAGCGCTCGTCCATCTACGATTCCCTGGCCACCCTGCAGAACAATCTGAAGGGTGAAAAGCGGTTCTTCAAGATCGTCAGCTGGTATGACAACGAATGGGGATACTCCCACCGGATAGCCGAGCTGGCCAAATTGATGGCCGATAAAATGTAACCGGAGGCTTTAAGGGCGCCGCATGGTTTTGGATTGTGCGGCGCCGTATTTGTATCCATGAAAAAGATATTCTTAATAACGATCCTGGTGATCATATCCTCCGGGCGGTATGTTTTTTCCGATGCCACAACCCGGGAATTGCAGATATTCCAGACCAATTCCACCAACGGGAACCTATTCCCCTGCCGCTGTCCCAGCGAGCCCAAGGGGGGACTGGCCAAACAGGCATCCCTGATAAAGAAGCTGGCCGTCGGCGGACCGTACTGGCTGCTGGAGTCCGGGGACATCTTCGGGATCAACACCGACCGGCCCTCGGATTCGCTGGTTTTGGCGGCCTACCAGGCCATGAAGTACCAGGCGGTGGCCGTCGGCGACCAGGAGCTGGCCAAGGGGGGCGACTATTTCCTGCAATTGAAAGACCGGTTTGACATTCCCTTTGTTTCCGCCAATCTGCTTTACAATGGCAGACCGATGGCCGAAGCCTACCTTATCTGCTCTTTAGGCAAACCAGCGGTAAAAGCTGCGGTGATCGGGCTGATATCGCCCCAGACCATGCTATATTACCCCCAGGAAAAACTGGCGGGCATACAGATCCTTCCGCCCCAACCGGTGCTCCGTGGCCTGATCGACAGTTTAAAGGGCAAGGTTGACCTGTTCCTCCTGGTCTCCCACCTGGGATTCGATGAAGAAACGGAGATCGCCCAAAAATTTCCGGAGCTGTCGCTGATCATCGGCGGGCACAGCCAGACCGAATTGAATGAAGCGGACCGTACCGGAAACGTGCCGATAGTAGAATCGGGCTCCAGCGGCAAACGGCTGACCAGAGCGGTTTTGACCAGAAAGAACGGCAAGTGGCTGTTATCGGAATCAAAGCTTTATGGAATAACCTCCGACCTGCCCGACGATCCCGCAGTTTCTAAAATTATAGGACCAATGCCGGGTTATTCCCATCATAATAGCGACACAGTAAGCAGCGCCAAGATCGAAAGATCGGCCATTCATATCTTTGTGGCCCCGGACTGCCCCGACTGCCAAAGGCTGGAGGATGGGCTTTTCAAAAAAATAGCCCGCCAATATTCCAGCCAAATGAAAATCCAGTATCACGGGGTTGATGATTCCCGGGAATACAAGTTACTGCTGGATTATGAAAGATTATTTAACGATAAAAACAATGAGATACCGGCGGTAGTCATAAACGGCCGGATCCTGGGCGGGGTGGAGGAGATCGAAAAAGAATTGGAGGGCCTGCTGGGCCTGCAGTTGAACCGAAAGAATATAGAAAAAACCGAAAATCGGAAACCGGAAACCGAAAACCAATCCAAAAATAATACAATATCAGAAACAGCAACCGACAGCATTTATCTGGCCTTTGTTTCCAATGTACGCTGCCAGAAATGCGGCCGGGCCGAGTATATGCTGAGGGCCCTGCGGGAACAACATCCCAAACTGGCGGTCAGAAAATTCAACCTGCAGGCCAAGGGCGACCGGGTGATCATCGAGGCCATGGGGATACTCTACGATCTCCCTGGAGATAAGAGGATGCTAGCACCCATCGCTTACATCGGGGACGATCACCTTATCAGCGCCCAGATAGACGATGCCTCGCTGGCCGCCCTGATCACCAAATATTCAAAAGGCACCCAGCGGATCCCCTGGGAGGAGGCCAAAAAATATATCCCCCAGGCCGGCCAGAGCATCTTCCAGCGCTTCAAATCCTTCGGCCTGCTGGGGGTGATGGGGGCGGGCCTGCTGGACGGGATCAACCCCTGCTCGCTGGCGGTGCTGGTGTTCTTCATCTCCTACCTGGCCTTTGTGGGCCGCAAAAGATGGGAGATCCTGGCGGTGGGCATCTCCTACACCCTGGCCGACTTCCTGGTGTACTTCCTGATCGGCATCGGGAGCCTGTCTTTCCTGATGACCCTCAAGTCACTTCCCCTGCTAAGCAAAATACTTTACTGGCTGGCGGTGGTCGCCGGGTTCATCCTGGCCTTCTATAATTTCAGGGATTATTTGAAAGCCCGCCGGGGAGATCTCTCCGGAATGGACCTTCAGTTGTCCAGCAAGACCAAACAGCGAATACACAAGGTCATCCGCGACCGAATGGGGGCCGGGGGGCTTATCGGAGGTGCCTTTGTGGCGGGGCTGATCACCTCGGTCCTGGAGTTCGCCTGCACCGGGCAGGTCTATTTGCCCACCATCGCCTTTGTCAGCCAGATATCCTCGGCCAGATACCAGGCCTACGGCTATCTGCTGTTGTACAACCTGATGTTCGAGGTGCCGATGATAGTCACCTTCGTCATCGCCTTCTGGGGGGTGTCCTCCAAGACCATCGCCGGATGGGCCCAGCGCTCGGTGGCCGGAGTGAAACTGGCCACCGCCATACTGTTCACGGTGATGAGCCTGGCGCTGATTCTGATTCTGCTAGGTTAATAATTTTGACTCTAAATGAGATTGATATACAGCTTATAGCATGTAATATTTGTAAATGGCAGTGTTGCAAGAGAAGAAACACCGTTTTGAGGCTTGGCTTCTTTTACCGCTTTCTCTTTGAAGAGAAAGCTACAAAGAGAACTGTCGCTGCACCGCTGCCTGGAAGTTTTAATATCCGTCTGCCTAAATGTCTTGACCACGAAACAGGGCACTCGCAGGCAAAACATTCTTTACGGCAGCTTTTGCCAAACAGCAGCGCTGATGCGACCCGGGACCCCGCCTTTAAGTGGAGCGGTGTAAGCATCAGCCCGATAAAGCAGTCATTGTGTCATTTGCATCAGGCTTGTTCTGGTTCAATGGATGCCGGGGCGCAGGTCTTACTGTCCGCGCAACTGGGCGGACAGGACTTCTTTGGTTACTTTCTTGGTCACAAGAAAGTAATAGGTACGACATTGCAGGAATGCTTTTGTACAAACTAAATACCGAAAAAATATAATTATAAAAGAGAGTTATGCCGAGTAATTATTTCCAACAAAACAAAGACTATCTTATGGCCACCGCCGTGGGATTATTGGCCGGGTGGCTGGACCTGCTCCGGGTCAGCTGGATATTGACCGCCTTATTGGTGTTGCTGGCTGGGGCAGCTCTGGGACATTTCTTCGAACGGCACCCCCGCAGCCTGGCTTTTTCGCTGGGGTTCGGGCCATTTCTGCTGCAGCTGGCGGTCCTGATGTTCGACCGGATGCCGGCTTTCAAGCAGAACCTGTTCTTCTCCCTGCTGGCCCTGATCCCGGCTTTCCTGGGGGTCTATGCCGGACATCTGTTCAAAAAACTTAAAAAATAACAATAGGACTTTGGCCGGATATGAACAGCGGCTCCCCCGACAGTTCTCAGAAAACCCCCAGGTACAAAAGACCGATGCTTTGGCTGGAATCGGTATCCGGCTATTTTTATCCTTTTGAAATAATGGAGCGCAAGATAGACACGCTGGAGATCATCGGGGAATGGGAAACGGCTGAGGCCATCCTTATCGGTTCGCTGTTAGAACTGGATAGGTTCGATGACAAGATCATGCTGGCCGAAGCCTGCAGCCGGCTGGGCAGCCTCAGGGTCAACCGCGGGCAGTATGCAGAGGCCGGCAAGGTATTCGATCGGTCCCTTACCATCTTTCAGGATGCGGACGATAAAAGAGGACAGGGCCGGGTGCTGTGCAACATCGCCAGTATCCATCACAACCGGGGGGACTACGACAGCGCCTTGGGATGCCTGAAAGAGGCTCTGGGGTACGCCGAAGAGTTGGGTAACAAACAGGGCATCAGCCGGGCCATCGGCAATATCGGTATCATCTATTATGAGAAGGGCGATTTCCAGAAGGCGGTCGAGTATTACCAGCGGGCCATGGATATCTCCCGGGAGCTGGGCGACCAGGAGACCGAGACCATCTCGGTGGGCAATATCGGGATGATCTACCAGGAGATAGGCGACTATCCCAAGGCTTTGGAGTATTGCACCCGCTATCTGAAGATGGCCCAGAGCCAGGGGAACAAACAGGTGATCAGCTATGCCTTGGGAAATGTGGGATCCATCTATTTCGAACTGGACGAACTGAAAAAGGCCAGGGAATACTTTAAGAAATACCTGGATATATCCCTTGAATTGGGCGACAAACCGGGCCAGATAGTGGCCTGCGACGACATGGGGATCACCGAGATGTTTCTGGGCAACTTCCCGGCCAGCCAGGAATATTACGACAAGGCTTTGGAACTGACCTCCGAACTGAGCAATGCCGAGAATCTGGCGGTCCTTTTGGCCAACATCGGCAAACTGCAGGCCCGGCTGGGAAACATGGTCCAGGCTGAGGGATATTTTGTCAAGGGCATCGAAAGCGCCA
Proteins encoded in this window:
- a CDS encoding tetratricopeptide repeat protein, yielding MLWLESVSGYFYPFEIMERKIDTLEIIGEWETAEAILIGSLLELDRFDDKIMLAEACSRLGSLRVNRGQYAEAGKVFDRSLTIFQDADDKRGQGRVLCNIASIHHNRGDYDSALGCLKEALGYAEELGNKQGISRAIGNIGIIYYEKGDFQKAVEYYQRAMDISRELGDQETETISVGNIGMIYQEIGDYPKALEYCTRYLKMAQSQGNKQVISYALGNVGSIYFELDELKKAREYFKKYLDISLELGDKPGQIVACDDMGITEMFLGNFPASQEYYDKALELTSELSNAENLAVLLANIGKLQARLGNMVQAEGYFVKGIESAKKTENNFQLAQNYFFLAGFYHKEGRLQPAREYNQRALELARETNCREVIINAGILENLLLAGDDRPRAVSGLETMLSDIQTEKHRAEINYHLFKLAGREVNREIAAGLYRELWQRSGNIDYRDRLKEIQTPINKREP
- a CDS encoding cytidylate kinase-like family protein, which encodes MPVITISKEHGAGGKQISQDIARALGYELVDKAMIVKVAQNAKVTAEKVEKFDQEGYDSMSKHLNSLLLANPSLYSGLGFEMPMAGPGMLPAGYDFFDAEQYLKFTQSMMDNLCSKGKVVLVGRGSQVFLSDKPDCLHLRLAAPLDYRIKRVMEKQAVGEKEARDLIHKKDRARSSYIKDFYQRDWNDPALYHLIINTARINSQGIIAIINEAIKQI
- the gap gene encoding type I glyceraldehyde-3-phosphate dehydrogenase produces the protein MGVKIGINGFGRIGRLVISAMAEQKTLGQPLDIVAVVDVSTDAKYFAYQLKYDSVHGKFPGQVSTAKSDPSLAEDDVIIVNGHKIKCIMATKDPAQLPWKDLGVELVIEATGLFTHSDKAQGHLAAGAKKVLITAPGKGEVKTIVLGVNEKEYDPAKHNIVSNASCTTNCLAPVVHVLMKEGIGIETGLMTTIHSYTATQKTVDGPSKKDWRGGRAAAINIIPSSTGAAKAVGEAIPAVKGKMTGMSFRVPTADVSVVDLTFRSEKETSIEAIDALLKKASESYLKGYLGYADEEMVSTDFIHDQRSSIYDSLATLQNNLKGEKRFFKIVSWYDNEWGYSHRIAELAKLMADKM